In Neorhizobium sp. NCHU2750, a single genomic region encodes these proteins:
- a CDS encoding haloacid dehalogenase type II, translating to MKLTDFKALTFDCYGTLIDWETGMVEALKPLTDRAATPLSRNQILEAHARHESAQQLQTPGKIYRDLLPIVYKRLAEEWAIPVSWAECVAYGQSVKNWPAFADSAEALGYLKQHYKLVILSNVDNESFAASNAKLGVAFDAIYTAEDVGAYKPADRNFDYMLQNLTTLGLEKRDILHTAESMFHDHGPANRHGLASCWIYRRFDQDGFGATMHPGDMPKYDFRFNSMADLVAAHKQALAG from the coding sequence ATGAAACTCACCGACTTCAAGGCACTGACATTCGACTGCTACGGAACGCTCATCGACTGGGAAACCGGCATGGTCGAAGCCCTGAAGCCGCTGACCGATCGGGCGGCCACGCCACTGTCGCGCAACCAGATCCTCGAAGCCCATGCGCGGCATGAATCTGCGCAGCAATTGCAGACGCCGGGTAAAATCTATCGGGACCTGCTGCCGATCGTCTACAAGCGCCTTGCCGAGGAATGGGCCATTCCGGTGAGTTGGGCGGAATGCGTGGCCTATGGCCAGTCGGTGAAGAATTGGCCGGCCTTTGCCGATTCCGCCGAAGCGCTCGGCTATCTGAAACAGCACTACAAGCTCGTCATCCTCTCCAATGTCGATAACGAGAGCTTTGCCGCCAGCAATGCGAAGCTCGGCGTCGCCTTCGATGCGATCTACACCGCCGAGGATGTCGGCGCCTACAAGCCCGCCGACCGTAATTTCGATTACATGCTGCAGAATTTGACGACGCTCGGCCTCGAGAAGCGGGATATCCTGCACACCGCCGAAAGCATGTTCCACGATCATGGCCCGGCAAACCGCCACGGTCTTGCATCCTGCTGGATCTATCGCCGCTTCGATCAGGACGGTTTCGGCGCCACGATGCATCCCGGCGACATGCCGAAATATGATTTTCGTTTCAACAGCATGGCCGATCTGGTCGCGGCCCACAAGCAGGCCTTGGCCGGCTGA
- a CDS encoding MBL fold metallo-hydrolase gives MATGYRRRFTILGCSSSPGVPRLNGDWGACDPAEPKNRRTRAALLVEQIAPDDGRTVVVIDTGPDFREQMIAAKVARIDAVIYTHAHADHLHGIDDIRGYFHSQRMRIPIHADPVTMERIRQGFGYCLESPAGSNYPPIVTPTLIENLDDGIVVNGAGGPLRLLPHMQMHGDTHSLGFRIGDVAYCTDVSDFPEDSVKRLLGLDMLIIDALQYSRHPSHLSLEQALGWIERFGARRALLTHMHIPLDYRRVLEETPAHIEPAYDGLSFEVEASEADM, from the coding sequence GTGGCAACAGGATACCGCCGGCGCTTCACCATTCTCGGCTGCTCGTCCTCTCCGGGCGTACCGCGGCTGAATGGCGACTGGGGTGCCTGCGATCCGGCCGAGCCGAAGAACCGCCGCACGCGCGCGGCGCTGCTGGTGGAGCAGATCGCGCCCGATGACGGTCGCACGGTCGTCGTCATCGATACCGGGCCGGATTTTCGCGAGCAGATGATCGCGGCCAAGGTCGCCCGCATCGACGCGGTGATCTATACCCATGCGCATGCCGACCATCTGCACGGGATCGATGATATTCGCGGCTATTTCCATAGCCAGAGGATGCGCATTCCGATCCATGCCGACCCGGTGACGATGGAACGTATCCGCCAGGGTTTCGGCTATTGCCTGGAATCGCCGGCCGGCAGCAATTATCCGCCGATCGTCACGCCGACGCTGATCGAGAACCTGGATGACGGTATCGTCGTGAATGGCGCCGGCGGGCCGTTGCGCTTGCTGCCGCATATGCAGATGCATGGTGATACCCATTCTCTGGGTTTCCGGATCGGCGACGTTGCCTATTGTACCGATGTCAGCGATTTTCCCGAGGATAGCGTCAAGCGACTTTTGGGCCTCGACATGCTGATCATCGATGCCCTGCAATACAGCCGGCATCCGAGCCATCTATCGCTTGAGCAGGCTCTCGGTTGGATCGAGCGTTTCGGTGCCAGGCGCGCGCTTCTGACCCATATGCATATTCCGCTCGATTACCGCAGGGTGCTGGAGGAAACGCCGGCGCATATCGAACCCGCTTATGACGGGTTGAGCTTCGAGGTCGAGGCTTCGGAGGCGGACATGTGA
- a CDS encoding TatD family hydrolase has translation MLIDTHCHLDFAEFDAERDELIARAHEAGVKQMVTISTRVKKLPTLLAITEKYPSVFCSVGTHPNNAGEELDVTADDLIRLAGSHEKIVAIGEVGLDYFYDTQTPADQMTGLLRHIEAARVTRLPLVIHSRSADEDMIEILTKESGKGAFPFILHCFSAGPDLARAGIELGGYVSFSGILTFPKSQEIRDIAKTLPLDRLLVETDAPYLAPKRWRGKRNEPSYVVNTAEVLGEVHGVSYDEIARITTENALRCFSKMPRL, from the coding sequence ATGCTGATCGATACCCATTGCCATCTCGATTTTGCCGAGTTCGACGCCGAGCGCGACGAGCTGATTGCGCGTGCGCATGAGGCGGGCGTCAAGCAGATGGTGACGATCTCGACGCGGGTGAAGAAGCTTCCGACGCTTCTGGCGATCACCGAAAAATACCCATCGGTGTTCTGTTCGGTCGGCACTCATCCGAACAATGCCGGCGAAGAGCTGGACGTGACGGCGGACGACCTGATCCGGCTTGCAGGTTCGCATGAAAAGATCGTCGCCATCGGCGAAGTCGGGCTCGACTATTTCTACGACACCCAGACGCCCGCCGACCAGATGACCGGGCTTCTGCGCCATATCGAGGCTGCACGCGTCACGCGGCTGCCGCTCGTCATCCATAGTCGCAGCGCCGACGAGGACATGATCGAGATCCTGACCAAGGAAAGCGGGAAGGGGGCCTTCCCCTTCATCCTGCATTGCTTCTCGGCTGGGCCTGACCTTGCCCGTGCCGGTATCGAGCTTGGCGGCTACGTCTCCTTTTCCGGCATCCTGACCTTCCCGAAGTCGCAGGAGATCCGCGACATCGCAAAGACTCTGCCGCTGGATCGCCTGCTGGTCGAAACAGATGCGCCCTATCTGGCGCCGAAGCGCTGGCGGGGAAAACGCAACGAGCCATCCTATGTGGTCAACACGGCCGAGGTTCTGGGCGAGGTGCATGGCGTCAGCTATGACGAGATCGCCCGGATCACGACGGAGAATGCGCTGCGCTGCTTCTCGAAAATGCCGAGGCTCTGA
- the metG gene encoding methionine--tRNA ligase: MSDKTPFYITTAISYPNGKPHIGHAYELIATDAMARFQRLDGKDVFFLTGTDEHGQKMQQTARNEGITPEALAERNSNEFRAMGKLLNASNDDFIRTTEKRHHEASQAIWNLMADAGDIYKDTYAGWYSVRDEAYYAEDETEVRDGVRYGGQGTPVEWVEESSYFFKLSAYQDKLLKLYEENPDFIGPAERRNEVISFVKSGLKDLSVSRTTFDWGIKVPNDPAHVMYVWVDALTNYVTATGYLSDPQGPRAKYWPADVHIIGKDIIRFHAVYWPAFLMSAGLPLPKRVYAHGFVLAKGGEKMSKSLGNVLDPFELIGHFGLDAIRYFLLREISFGQDGNCSEEAIGIRINADLANGIGNLASRSLSMIVKNCDGQIPTPGELTDADRQMLASADALMAVCREDMGKQLIHKALAAIIAVVSETDRYFASQEPWALKKTDVARMGTVLYVTAEVVRQIAILLQPFMPDSAAKLLDLVAAGADARDFSVLGEAGRLVPGTVLEAPKPVFPRYVAPESTA; the protein is encoded by the coding sequence ATGTCCGACAAGACGCCTTTCTACATCACCACTGCGATTTCCTATCCGAACGGCAAGCCGCATATCGGCCATGCCTACGAACTGATCGCGACCGATGCGATGGCACGCTTCCAGCGCCTCGACGGAAAGGACGTCTTCTTCCTGACCGGCACCGACGAGCATGGCCAGAAGATGCAGCAGACGGCCCGCAACGAAGGCATTACGCCGGAAGCGCTTGCGGAGCGCAATTCCAACGAATTCCGCGCCATGGGCAAGCTGCTCAATGCCTCCAACGACGATTTCATCCGCACGACGGAAAAGCGCCACCACGAGGCAAGCCAGGCGATCTGGAACCTGATGGCGGATGCCGGCGACATCTACAAGGACACTTATGCCGGCTGGTATTCCGTGCGCGACGAGGCCTATTACGCCGAGGACGAGACGGAAGTGCGCGACGGCGTGCGCTATGGCGGGCAGGGCACTCCGGTCGAATGGGTGGAGGAATCGAGCTATTTCTTCAAGCTCTCGGCCTATCAGGACAAATTGCTCAAACTCTACGAGGAAAACCCGGATTTCATCGGACCAGCCGAGCGCCGCAACGAGGTGATTTCCTTCGTCAAGTCGGGCCTGAAGGACCTGTCGGTCTCCCGCACCACCTTCGACTGGGGCATCAAGGTGCCGAACGATCCGGCACATGTCATGTATGTCTGGGTCGACGCCTTGACCAACTACGTGACCGCGACCGGCTACCTTTCCGATCCGCAGGGACCGCGGGCGAAATACTGGCCGGCCGACGTCCATATCATCGGCAAGGACATCATCCGCTTCCACGCCGTCTACTGGCCAGCCTTCCTGATGTCGGCGGGCCTGCCTTTGCCCAAGCGCGTCTATGCGCATGGCTTCGTTCTGGCCAAGGGCGGCGAGAAAATGTCGAAATCGCTCGGCAACGTGCTCGACCCGTTCGAACTGATTGGCCATTTCGGCCTCGATGCGATCCGCTACTTCCTGCTGCGGGAAATCTCCTTCGGCCAGGACGGCAATTGCAGCGAGGAAGCAATCGGCATCCGCATCAATGCCGACCTCGCCAACGGTATCGGCAATCTTGCCAGCCGCTCGCTGTCGATGATCGTCAAGAATTGCGACGGGCAGATCCCGACGCCCGGCGAACTGACAGATGCCGATCGTCAGATGCTGGCTTCGGCCGATGCATTGATGGCGGTCTGCCGCGAGGACATGGGCAAGCAGCTCATTCACAAGGCGCTGGCGGCGATCATCGCCGTCGTCTCCGAGACCGACCGCTATTTCGCCAGCCAGGAGCCCTGGGCGCTGAAGAAGACCGATGTGGCGCGGATGGGAACCGTTCTCTACGTGACGGCGGAAGTCGTGCGCCAGATCGCCATCCTGCTGCAGCCGTTCATGCCAGATTCTGCGGCAAAGCTGCTTGATCTCGTGGCGGCCGGTGCTGATGCCCGCGACTTCTCCGTTCTCGGCGAAGCCGGTCGTCTGGTGCCGGGTACGGTGCTGGAAGCGCCGAAACCTGTCTTCCCGCGCTATGTGGCGCCGGAAAGCACTGCCTGA
- a CDS encoding DNA polymerase III subunit delta' encodes MSENDPQVLDGAVAPAANTQLFGHAAALDFLSRSYRTGKSHHAILIEGPEGIGKATLAFRFANYVLANPEPGSAPVTIPDPDPSTPISRQILSGASHNLLHLTRPVDEKTGKVKSAITVDEVRRAGRFFSQTSGTGNRRIVIIDPADDLNRNAANAILKILEEPPRGAMFLVLSHAPGKLLPTIRSRCQTLTLSPLADTELHAALAALGQRLEGGQSEETIMALSKGSVSRALKLMNYGGLDIIAAFDEIVTGQGPSARRAMHRLSDVLSGKDSEVIFTFFLEHLSEYLIEQARLAAQQGHLPLADRRARLVSEIGEKITIATAYNLDRKQTLLSILEAARAA; translated from the coding sequence ATGAGCGAGAATGACCCGCAGGTTCTCGATGGTGCGGTGGCACCGGCTGCCAATACCCAGCTTTTCGGCCATGCCGCAGCGCTCGACTTCCTGTCGCGCAGCTACCGGACGGGAAAGTCGCATCATGCCATCCTGATCGAAGGACCGGAGGGGATCGGCAAGGCGACGCTCGCCTTCCGTTTTGCCAATTACGTGCTTGCCAATCCCGAGCCGGGGTCAGCGCCGGTGACGATCCCGGACCCTGACCCATCGACGCCGATCAGCCGCCAGATCCTTTCGGGCGCTTCGCACAATCTGCTGCACCTGACGCGGCCTGTCGACGAGAAGACCGGCAAGGTGAAGAGCGCGATCACCGTCGATGAGGTGAGGCGGGCGGGGCGCTTCTTCTCGCAGACATCGGGCACCGGCAATCGCCGTATCGTCATTATCGACCCGGCCGACGATCTCAATCGCAATGCCGCCAACGCCATCCTGAAGATCCTGGAGGAGCCGCCGCGCGGGGCGATGTTCCTCGTTCTGTCGCATGCGCCGGGCAAGCTTTTGCCGACGATCCGTTCCCGCTGCCAGACATTGACGCTGTCACCGCTCGCAGACACCGAGTTGCATGCGGCGCTTGCAGCACTCGGGCAGCGGCTGGAGGGTGGCCAGAGCGAAGAGACGATCATGGCGCTTTCCAAGGGCAGCGTGTCGCGTGCACTGAAGCTGATGAACTATGGCGGGCTCGATATCATCGCCGCTTTCGACGAGATTGTCACCGGACAGGGACCTTCGGCCCGGCGCGCCATGCACCGGCTTTCCGACGTGCTGTCGGGCAAGGATAGCGAGGTGATCTTCACCTTCTTCCTCGAGCACCTCAGCGAATATCTGATCGAACAGGCGCGACTTGCGGCGCAGCAAGGCCACTTGCCGCTGGCCGACCGGCGCGCGCGTCTCGTCAGCGAGATCGGCGAGAAGATCACCATCGCCACCGCCTACAACCTGGACCGTAAGCAGACGCTGCTTTCCATTCTCGAGGCAGCACGGGCGGCCTGA
- the tmk gene encoding dTMP kinase, with amino-acid sequence MADRTGIFITFEGGEGVGKSTQIRRLADSLRRAGHDVLVTREPGGSPGAEAVRHVLLSGAAEKFGVRMEAILFAAARNDHVEEVIRPAMETGAVVLCDRFVDSSRVYQGVTGNLEPGFIEALQRIATNGVMPDLTFILDLPADKGLARARRRGGDEAPDRFEKEEIETHEKRRQAYLDIAAAEPARCRVIDADRAEDEIAAEIHSQVETAVAHPMAGEPAE; translated from the coding sequence GTGGCAGATCGTACGGGCATATTCATCACCTTCGAAGGCGGCGAGGGGGTCGGCAAGTCGACCCAGATCCGGCGACTGGCGGACAGCCTGCGGCGGGCGGGTCATGACGTGCTCGTCACCCGCGAACCGGGTGGTTCGCCGGGAGCGGAGGCCGTGCGGCACGTGCTTTTGAGCGGGGCGGCGGAGAAATTCGGCGTGCGGATGGAAGCCATCCTGTTTGCCGCGGCACGCAACGACCATGTGGAAGAGGTGATCCGCCCGGCGATGGAAACCGGGGCTGTGGTGCTCTGCGACCGTTTCGTCGATTCGTCGCGTGTCTATCAGGGCGTCACCGGCAATCTGGAACCCGGCTTCATCGAGGCGCTGCAGCGGATCGCGACCAATGGCGTCATGCCCGACCTGACCTTCATCCTCGATCTTCCCGCCGACAAGGGGCTTGCTCGGGCGCGCCGCCGGGGTGGCGACGAGGCGCCGGACCGGTTCGAGAAGGAAGAGATCGAGACCCACGAGAAGAGGCGCCAGGCCTATCTCGACATCGCCGCCGCCGAACCGGCGCGCTGCCGGGTGATCGATGCCGACCGGGCGGAGGACGAGATTGCCGCCGAGATCCATTCGCAGGTCGAGACGGCTGTCGCCCATCCGATGGCCGGAGAGCCGGCTGAATGA
- a CDS encoding D-alanyl-D-alanine carboxypeptidase family protein, translating to MRRLLLLAFVLAAVTQQPIGSALADDNPAAFDTKAKQAYLVEENTGTVVLAVNENQAFPAASLAKLMTMDVVFEALKKGEITPETLYPVSEYAWRTGGAPSGTTTMFAALKSQVAVADLMRGVIIQNANDACIVLAEGIAHSEAEFAARMTARAKDLGMTRSTFGNATGLPYAESWTTAHDLVELSRHLYRDYPDYYPIYAQPDFQWNKIFQRNKNPLLSLNMGVDGLGAGFAEGTGYALAASVARDGTRLFLALGGLSSDKDRTDEAKRILEWGLTSFQTRVLFKPDEVIGQASVYGGTVSKVDLVTKESVEVFVPKLNPERLSGRIVYHWPLRAPVAAGSEVAALKISAGKRVIREVPLMAAAPVDVGGLRAQASDALVELLFFWL from the coding sequence ATGCGACGTCTTCTGCTTCTTGCTTTTGTCCTGGCCGCAGTCACGCAGCAACCCATCGGCTCGGCACTTGCCGATGACAATCCGGCGGCGTTCGATACCAAGGCCAAGCAGGCCTATCTCGTCGAGGAAAATACCGGCACGGTCGTGCTCGCCGTCAACGAGAACCAGGCCTTTCCCGCGGCCTCGCTCGCCAAGCTGATGACGATGGATGTCGTCTTCGAGGCCTTGAAGAAAGGCGAGATCACGCCCGAAACGCTTTATCCGGTCAGCGAATACGCCTGGAGAACGGGTGGCGCTCCTTCCGGCACGACAACGATGTTTGCTGCCTTGAAATCGCAGGTCGCGGTGGCCGATCTGATGCGCGGTGTCATCATCCAAAACGCCAACGACGCCTGCATCGTGCTGGCGGAAGGGATAGCCCATAGCGAGGCCGAGTTTGCCGCCCGCATGACGGCGCGGGCGAAGGATCTCGGCATGACGCGCTCGACCTTCGGCAATGCGACGGGCCTTCCCTATGCGGAAAGCTGGACGACGGCGCATGATCTCGTCGAACTGTCGCGGCATCTCTACCGGGACTATCCTGACTATTATCCGATCTATGCGCAGCCCGATTTCCAGTGGAACAAGATTTTCCAGCGCAACAAGAACCCGCTTCTTTCGCTCAACATGGGGGTGGACGGGCTGGGAGCCGGTTTTGCCGAGGGGACCGGCTATGCGCTTGCTGCGTCCGTGGCGCGCGACGGGACGCGGCTTTTCCTGGCGCTTGGCGGCCTGTCTTCCGACAAGGACCGTACCGACGAGGCCAAGCGGATCCTCGAGTGGGGGCTCACCTCGTTCCAGACGCGCGTCCTCTTCAAGCCGGATGAGGTGATCGGTCAGGCGAGCGTCTATGGCGGCACCGTCAGCAAGGTGGATCTGGTGACGAAGGAGTCGGTCGAGGTCTTCGTGCCGAAGCTCAACCCGGAACGGCTGTCGGGACGGATCGTCTATCACTGGCCGCTCAGGGCGCCGGTCGCCGCAGGCAGCGAGGTTGCCGCCCTCAAGATTTCCGCCGGCAAGCGGGTGATCCGTGAAGTGCCGCTGATGGCGGCGGCACCGGTGGATGTGGGTGGCCTGAGGGCGCAAGCCAGCGACGCGCTGGTGGAATTGCTGTTCTTCTGGCTCTGA
- a CDS encoding septal ring lytic transglycosylase RlpA family protein, whose amino-acid sequence MSLSGGKLSLWSKWLGISAMCATMASCATTNMAEAPKKKGHGKEYFAESEYGVKASPRVVAEGQPVPKGGGRFMIGDPYEVKGKTYVPKEDPNYNKNGLASWYGSAFHGRYTANGEIYDSDALTAASPTFPLPSYARVTNLDNGNSIIVRVNDRGPYHPGRIIDVSGKTAEMLDMKRIGTARVNVQYVGRARMDGQDMPFLMASYIRKGDRIPSFGPGGQGGSGVMVASNQPLREQLQSYGSAMPTPAPYAYSNRNANTSSSRHTVAEQFAEQTAQVAPAPRAVPLPSERKGFNPGRPVQQERVVASTYSPAPMAPKALPPAARMQPVQQQRVVAQAREEVRQPVREVRQPVQRAQPMQTMETAYAAEPPQGRVTRVMFGNVLLEPPKPGKKY is encoded by the coding sequence TTGAGTTTGAGTGGCGGCAAACTTTCCCTTTGGTCGAAATGGCTCGGGATCAGCGCGATGTGCGCGACGATGGCATCCTGTGCCACGACGAACATGGCAGAGGCTCCGAAAAAGAAGGGCCACGGCAAAGAGTATTTCGCGGAATCGGAATATGGCGTGAAGGCAAGCCCGCGCGTCGTTGCCGAAGGTCAGCCTGTGCCGAAGGGCGGCGGCCGCTTCATGATCGGCGACCCCTACGAGGTCAAGGGCAAGACCTATGTGCCGAAGGAAGATCCGAACTATAACAAGAACGGCCTGGCATCGTGGTACGGTTCCGCCTTCCATGGCCGCTATACGGCCAATGGCGAAATCTATGACAGCGACGCATTGACGGCAGCATCGCCGACATTCCCGCTGCCGAGCTATGCCCGCGTCACCAATCTCGACAACGGCAATTCGATCATCGTGCGCGTCAACGATCGCGGACCGTATCATCCGGGTCGCATCATCGATGTTTCCGGCAAGACGGCGGAAATGCTCGACATGAAGCGCATCGGCACGGCGCGTGTGAACGTGCAGTATGTCGGTCGCGCCCGCATGGACGGCCAGGACATGCCCTTCCTGATGGCATCCTATATCCGCAAGGGCGACCGTATTCCGTCCTTCGGTCCAGGTGGTCAGGGCGGCAGTGGCGTGATGGTGGCGTCCAACCAGCCGCTGCGCGAACAGTTGCAGAGCTATGGTTCGGCCATGCCGACGCCTGCTCCATACGCGTATTCGAACCGCAATGCGAATACTTCGTCTTCGCGGCATACGGTCGCCGAGCAGTTTGCAGAGCAGACGGCGCAGGTTGCTCCTGCGCCGCGTGCGGTACCTCTTCCAAGTGAGCGCAAGGGCTTCAATCCGGGCAGGCCGGTGCAGCAGGAACGCGTTGTCGCGTCCACCTATTCGCCGGCCCCGATGGCGCCCAAGGCTCTGCCTCCTGCCGCCCGCATGCAGCCGGTGCAGCAGCAGCGCGTCGTTGCGCAGGCTCGTGAAGAGGTGCGTCAGCCGGTACGGGAAGTACGCCAGCCGGTTCAGAGAGCCCAGCCGATGCAGACGATGGAAACGGCCTACGCGGCCGAACCGCCGCAGGGCAGGGTGACCCGCGTGATGTTCGGCAACGTACTCCTGGAGCCGCCGAAGCCCGGCAAGAAGTATTGA
- a CDS encoding site-specific integrase, with product MADKSKTINRLTPKEIDGFQPKRNDKTGKLIPNKVHDGGGLYLVVSPQGNKSFVVRYTYDGKPREDGIGAYRDKVGSKLTLGIDLKEARKTAEEYRVLISKGIDPRVELRGEKPSTGNSEIDQAEEIKTFLDCMKTVLENKDKRWKNEKHRQQWHMTLNDYAKPLHGLSVATIAVDDVERTLKPHWHERPETADRLRSRIAAVIDYAIAKKWRTTPNPATAKLIKSVMPERTHEEDAVASMKAMPYLNAPDFYKRISEAKGKDALALRFTILNASRSGEVRLAAWEEIDFENAVWTIPPNRLKRPVIIEGRPQPHKVPLSAEAIAVLRIREQSRKLEDNGLIFPGNKEGRPLSDMTLTAVMRRWKLPFHVHGFRSTFRDWAADNGASFELAEKCLGHAVGDRTSRAYFRSDLFDQRRELMDRWAAFLTNTA from the coding sequence ATGGCCGATAAGAGCAAAACCATCAATCGACTGACACCGAAAGAGATCGACGGCTTCCAGCCAAAGCGAAATGATAAGACCGGGAAGCTAATCCCGAATAAGGTTCATGACGGCGGTGGGCTTTATCTCGTCGTCAGCCCGCAAGGGAATAAAAGCTTTGTCGTAAGATACACCTATGATGGCAAGCCGCGCGAAGACGGAATTGGAGCATATCGCGATAAGGTCGGAAGCAAGCTGACTCTTGGCATTGACCTGAAGGAAGCCCGCAAGACGGCGGAAGAATATCGCGTCCTTATTTCCAAGGGCATAGACCCTCGCGTTGAACTGCGCGGCGAAAAGCCTTCGACGGGCAACAGTGAAATCGATCAGGCCGAAGAAATCAAAACCTTCCTCGACTGCATGAAAACGGTTCTGGAAAACAAAGACAAGCGCTGGAAGAACGAGAAACATAGGCAGCAGTGGCATATGACATTGAACGACTACGCAAAGCCGCTGCACGGTCTTTCTGTAGCGACAATAGCTGTTGATGATGTTGAAAGAACTCTGAAGCCGCATTGGCACGAAAGACCTGAAACCGCAGACAGGCTTCGTTCTCGCATTGCAGCGGTCATCGACTACGCCATCGCCAAGAAATGGCGCACAACACCCAATCCAGCGACTGCTAAGCTGATCAAAAGCGTCATGCCAGAAAGGACGCATGAGGAAGACGCCGTGGCCTCGATGAAGGCGATGCCGTATCTCAATGCCCCCGACTTTTATAAGCGCATATCAGAGGCCAAGGGGAAAGACGCGTTGGCGCTCCGTTTCACAATCCTCAATGCAAGCCGATCCGGCGAAGTCAGGTTGGCGGCGTGGGAAGAAATCGATTTTGAAAATGCAGTTTGGACGATACCACCGAACAGATTGAAGCGACCCGTCATTATCGAGGGCAGACCTCAGCCGCACAAAGTTCCTTTGTCAGCTGAAGCCATTGCCGTTCTGCGGATCAGGGAGCAAAGCCGAAAGCTTGAAGACAATGGACTTATATTCCCCGGCAATAAGGAAGGTAGGCCGCTTTCCGACATGACACTTACCGCCGTCATGCGGCGTTGGAAGCTGCCGTTTCATGTGCATGGCTTCCGCTCTACCTTCAGAGATTGGGCGGCAGATAACGGCGCATCGTTTGAACTGGCTGAAAAATGTCTGGGACACGCGGTTGGAGATAGAACATCGAGAGCCTACTTCCGCAGCGATCTCTTCGACCAGCGTCGGGAGTTGATGGATCGATGGGCAGCTTTTCTCACGAACACAGCCTAA
- a CDS encoding recombinase family protein produces MTTILYARVSTLEQNLGHQRTQAEAAGFVIDEVVADHGESGVSTCLADRPQGRRLFDMLRKGDTLVVRWVDRLGRNYQDVTDTIRLFMRKGVIIRTVINGMTFDGSTKDPMQEAVRDALIAFMAATAQAQAEATKEAQKAGIAHAKSDETKYRGKKPSYDRDQLSLVSDLLAMGKGTSEIAKEAELSRQTVLRIKDDPKAAESALVKWGL; encoded by the coding sequence ATGACTACCATTTTATACGCCCGCGTTTCCACGTTGGAACAGAACCTCGGACACCAGCGCACCCAAGCTGAAGCCGCTGGCTTTGTGATTGATGAAGTTGTTGCCGATCATGGCGAATCTGGCGTGTCGACATGCCTTGCCGACAGACCGCAAGGCCGCAGGCTGTTCGACATGCTCCGAAAGGGCGATACCCTTGTTGTGCGATGGGTGGACCGCTTGGGTCGCAATTATCAGGACGTTACCGATACGATACGCCTGTTCATGAGGAAGGGCGTTATTATCCGTACCGTTATAAATGGGATGACCTTCGACGGCAGCACCAAAGACCCGATGCAGGAAGCTGTACGGGATGCCCTGATAGCCTTCATGGCCGCGACAGCACAGGCGCAGGCGGAGGCGACCAAAGAAGCGCAGAAGGCCGGTATTGCTCACGCCAAGAGCGACGAAACTAAGTATCGCGGTAAAAAACCGTCTTATGATCGCGATCAACTGTCACTGGTCAGTGACCTACTGGCGATGGGCAAGGGAACATCAGAGATAGCCAAGGAAGCGGAGCTATCACGGCAAACCGTTTTGCGGATCAAGGATGATCCAAAGGCGGCAGAAAGCGCCCTTGTGAAGTGGGGGCTATAG
- a CDS encoding helix-turn-helix domain-containing protein, whose translation MTAGRPTLYREEYCERVLAMASKGMSVAEWAADLGVARSTLYEWADSHSEFLTALRAGKDLEQAAWERMARENLDNKNFNANLWIKSAQARFRDDYTERQHIEQNTNFSGLPAPQFGAVTFQIVDPAKLEINQLEQLAGILESQSSEKEPLTIDHRPMSPVSEEEDK comes from the coding sequence ATGACGGCAGGCAGACCGACGCTTTATCGTGAGGAATACTGCGAACGTGTCCTAGCTATGGCCTCCAAAGGTATGTCCGTCGCTGAGTGGGCGGCAGACTTAGGGGTTGCTCGCTCGACATTGTACGAATGGGCCGATTCTCACTCTGAATTTCTGACAGCGCTACGCGCGGGGAAGGATTTGGAACAAGCGGCTTGGGAACGAATGGCTCGCGAGAATCTGGACAATAAAAATTTCAATGCGAACCTTTGGATAAAGTCGGCGCAGGCACGGTTTAGGGACGATTACACCGAGCGCCAGCATATCGAACAAAACACAAATTTTTCTGGTTTGCCCGCCCCGCAGTTTGGAGCGGTGACATTTCAGATTGTCGATCCTGCGAAATTGGAAATCAATCAATTAGAACAGCTTGCCGGGATTTTGGAAAGCCAGTCCTCCGAAAAGGAACCGCTGACGATTGACCATAGACCAATGTCACCAGTCAGTGAAGAGGAGGATAAGTGA